ATAGAGAATGACagctaaaatattaattatataaaatactcCGAAGTAGGATAACATTTTCGATGTTTGCCCTAACTAGATCTTCCTCCCTGCAGCATAAACTCAAATACATACTCTCATGGATCTGATTCACAAGCTCTTAAACGTTGTTCTTCCTATTTTAACCATTTTCATGTTACTATTTCTTTATCCCCTGGTCTTACTATTCAGGTTCTTCAACTACTTCATTAAATTCGCTTTCCCTGAAGAACTCGCCGGAAAAGTAGCCCTGATCACCGGAGCTTCTTCTGGTATTGGCGAGGTAAAGTACAAGCAGTTTTACTGTTGAATCGTTGAATTTTTGTTGATAATCGACAATGTATATTGagattaactaacaaacaataaAACAATTGAAGTATTTGGCGTATGAATATGCAAAAAGAGGAGCGCGTTTAGCATTGGTTGCAAGAAGAAAGGAGCAGCTGGAGGTGGTTGCGGAGAGGGCGAGGGAGTTGGGGTCGCCGGAAGTTATCGTGATTTCCGCCGACGTTTCGAAGGTCGACGACTGTAAGCGGTTTGTCGACGAAACCATCCACCATTTTGGTACCTGTGAGTGTTTACAGTTTCCTTTCATCCTTGTTCGTTGACCTGTATTTTTTCTTAAAATATCTTTTCCTTtaatttgtttttaaattaattaattcccTTTATTTTATGTGGAAAAGtgaattatttttttctttaattaattCTCTTTACTTTATGTGGAAAAGTGAATCACTTGGTGAACAATGCGGGAGTATGCTACATTCAGGAGGATCAGGATCAAAGATGTTCTTTGGAATTGGATTATGTTTCACTCATGGTACTAATCTAaatcatataataaataaataaaatcacaaATTAAAAACAAATTTGAATTTACTATTTGTCTAATTTTAACAGGACATAAACTTTTGGGGTTCCGTGTATGCAACCCAATTCGCAGTTCCACATTTACGTAAAAGCAAAGGCAAAATAGTCGTCATTTCTTCTTGTGCCGGATGGTTTGCCCTTCCAAAACTAGGAATTTATTGTGTAAGAACAAGTGTTAGATATCAATATCATCACTTCACTtggtttaatttaa
The genomic region above belongs to Lactuca sativa cultivar Salinas chromosome 4, Lsat_Salinas_v11, whole genome shotgun sequence and contains:
- the LOC111895390 gene encoding 11-beta-hydroxysteroid dehydrogenase-like 2, producing the protein MDLIHKLLNVVLPILTIFMLLFLYPLVLLFRFFNYFIKFAFPEELAGKVALITGASSGIGEYLAYEYAKRGARLALVARRKEQLEVVAERARELGSPEVIVISADVSKVDDCKRFVDETIHHFGTLNHLVNNAGVCYIQEDQDQRCSLELDYVSLMDINFWGSVYATQFAVPHLRKSKGKIVVISSCAGWFALPKLGIYCASKAAMIRYFETLRVEFGSDIGITIVTPGVVKSEITSDKWLSQANLYWAPMVSTEDCVKTVLDSIRRGDEYLTVPRWMGIFFMWKTLCPEMLKWITRFLFITCSKYYQENKKSCLSDKGHIE